Proteins from a single region of Methanobrevibacter sp.:
- a CDS encoding aldo/keto reductase, protein MQYLTLNNGIKMPILGFGTYLIPPEETKQAVLDAIDVGYRLIDTAQYYKNEKEVGEAIKECGIGREELFITTKVWISNFGYEECLDSMNESFEKLGLDYIDLVLIHQPFSDYYGAYRALEDLYESGLIKAIGVSNFYPDRLTDMCLFNRKVIPQINQVETNPFNAQYAAQANMEKNGVQMQAWAPFGQGKNGMFENETLIKIGEKNGGKTPAQVILRWLVERSVIVLAKSTHKERMAENLNIFDFALDEEDMMEIMELDNGETLFFNHQNPEVVERFDDIS, encoded by the coding sequence ATGCAATATTTAACTTTAAACAATGGAATTAAAATGCCGATTTTAGGATTTGGAACTTATCTGATTCCTCCTGAAGAAACAAAACAAGCAGTACTTGATGCAATTGATGTCGGTTACAGATTAATTGACACAGCACAGTACTATAAAAACGAAAAAGAAGTTGGTGAAGCCATAAAAGAATGTGGTATTGGCCGTGAAGAATTGTTTATTACAACAAAAGTATGGATAAGCAATTTTGGCTATGAAGAATGTTTGGATTCAATGAATGAGTCATTTGAAAAATTAGGGCTTGATTATATTGATTTGGTATTGATTCATCAGCCATTTTCAGATTACTATGGTGCTTACAGGGCTTTGGAGGATTTGTATGAATCGGGCCTTATCAAAGCTATTGGTGTATCTAACTTTTATCCTGACAGATTGACAGATATGTGTCTATTCAACCGTAAGGTTATCCCTCAAATCAACCAGGTTGAAACTAATCCATTCAATGCACAATATGCTGCACAGGCAAACATGGAAAAAAATGGAGTTCAGATGCAGGCTTGGGCACCATTCGGCCAGGGAAAAAATGGAATGTTTGAAAATGAAACATTAATCAAAATCGGTGAGAAAAACGGTGGTAAAACTCCTGCACAGGTAATTTTAAGATGGTTAGTTGAAAGAAGCGTAATTGTCTTAGCCAAATCCACTCACAAAGAAAGAATGGCTGAAAACTTAAATATCTTTGATTTTGCTCTTGATGAAGAAGATATGATGGAAATAATGGAACTTGATAATGGTGAAACATTATTCTTCAACCATCAAAATCCTGAAGTTGTCGAAAGGTTTGATGATATAAGTTAA